Within the Lacerta agilis isolate rLacAgi1 chromosome Z, rLacAgi1.pri, whole genome shotgun sequence genome, the region ATTTCTATAAACTTACATCATATTGCCTCTCACTCACATTATCTATAAACTAgtaagccccaaatgctgcagcctttccttatAGGGTTGAGCCAATAAAATGTGTCCTTTACAGGGTGCATCCTCATATCTCTTCAGAAATGCAACATtcccaaagggagggaggaaatcaaataatttccaaaaaaaaataaatcaccctGGCCAGGCTGGGCCAAGACTGAGCAGGACAGAATAACAAGGCAACATAACCCAGAAATGATAGTTCCTTCCACAGAAAACATCCTCACCCTCCTCTGGATACCATCAGGTTGACTTTCACTGTGTAGGAAACCAGGATCCCGAGAACCTCCTTGTCCATCCCAGGTCTCAGACTAAGGGAGAAAAAACAGGAGACATTCAAACAGAAGTCCTCATAGACAAGAACatctgaacataagaagagcttggaGGATCAAGcctgtggcccatctaatccagcactgTCTTCTCACAGTGGGGAACAGATGCAcactatgggaaacccacaagcaggatctgagcataagagcaactctcccctcctgtgcaaCTCTCCTGCAGCTCGAATCCAGAAAATTTTCTTCTTCCAACgatagaggtagaacatagccattgtggctagtaacaTCAGTAACCCTTTCCCCATGAATTTGTACACTCCTCTTTTGAAGccgtccaggttggtggccatcaagaGCATGGTTTGTCAATGTGGCACCCATGGGTACATCTGCAGAAGCCTTTCAAGGTGCTCCCAGGGCCCTGCTCCTCTGTCTGCTGAAATGTGGCTTGAAAGAAGCCGTTTTTGACcaatattttgtatttatttatttatctgttgcaTTTCTATTCCGCCTTTTTctctaaggaactcaaggtggcaaccatagttctccccattttcatttaattccccctccaacaaccctgtgaggtaagctgggcttagaggcagtgactgcccctCCCTAAGGAAGCCCATTGAGTtgcatggccaagtgaggattggaactctggtctctcccaggcccttGTCAGGTACTCTAACCACCACACAAGTGTTTCTCTGGGCCTCAAAAGGTTGGTGACAACCTCACACTTCAGAGAATGGGCAACACATAGAAGGAATCAGTTTCTCTCTCAATTCCCTTCCCCTCTCTGGCCTCCAGTATGCTCCTGAGGGTCCAGACTTACACGGTGGTGGAGGCCAGGTTGGTGTCCTCATGCTTGAGCTTCCCATCCAGGGCCAGACCCCGCTTCTCCCGGTTGTTGCTCAAGCTGGGGGTGATGCTGTATTTTTTGGAGAAGGTGGAATTGGCAGCCACGTTCTCACTGCAGAAGGACAGCAATGGAGGAGGTTAAAGGAGCCCACCTTGACTCAACTTAAAACCACACACCTCAAGaatcttagaatcatggaatcatagaactgtagagttggaaaggatctctaagactcatctagtccaacccctgaaaaTGCAGGAATGGAGGAATCACACCTAAGGATTTtttgttattacagtggtacctcggtttacaaacttaatccgttccagaggtccattcttaatccaaatctgttcttaaaccgaggcgcgctttccccaatgaggcctcctgccaccggtgcccttccgccatttggattctgttcttagaccgaggtaaagttcgcaaaccgggatactacttccggttttgcggagttcgtaaactgaatcgttcgtaaacaggactgtgcttaaaccgaggtgccactgtatttaaatACAGAAAGTCAGATTTCAGATTGGGGGAAAATGAGAGTTGGGGAAAATTGAAATTGGCGTGTCCTTCCATCCCACATTCTGAACAATGAGACCCATCCCCAAGAAGTTGTAGAagaatttctcttcccccccccacccaccccacaaaaataataataattagggtgGAGAATTTCAAGAGCTCATTTTGCACACAGCTCTAGTACAACCCTCTTGCAAGGTAGGTTCatcagtcttccctcccccccccccgcccgtctCCAGCAAACAGGAATGTCATTATGTGGAGTGAAGTGTTAGACTCATGTCCATGTGTAACTATACAAATTAAACACAGGAAAACTTGAACTCCTCAGACATTTATGAGAGACGTTAGCATTTTCACAATGGGTGTGAAAATGGTCCTGGggcagaattaaaacaaaagaagagaCTGCCTGCCTCTGTGCCTCATCAtcaattcttttttgggggggcacactGATCCAGATTTTTCTCATGATGACCCAAGACCTTGCACAAGTTGAAGACATCTGTGCAAAGACACACTGGTCTGGTTAGAGATCTGTGTGCTTACATGAACTCCTCTGAACAGACAGACTTGGTGTATTTGTCCAGCGAATATAGAACCACATCTGTGACTTGCTCAactaaacagagagagagaaagaaattattGAGGTGAtgacatagaataatagaattgtagagttggaagttgaCCCCAgtggtcacctagtccaaccccctgcaaagcagggttCTATTGGTTCCCTTACCTGTTATTTTGATCTTCTTCACAATCTTGTTGGTGGTGTTGTTGATGTTGACATTAACACCAATTGGATCTCCATGGTAATAAATCTGAAATGGCAGGGGATTGTTGCTGAAGatggagaaaaagaagggaagggaatccCAGTCTTCTCCTGGACTCACAACTATTTCTGCAACCATCTCTTGCGCCATTTCGCGTACTACATCTTGCGatgactggattactgcaatgatcTGGAAGCTAAAGTCATTGCGGAATGCTGCAACACAATTGCTTATGAGAGCAAGGCCTTGTCAGAATATAACCCTTGCGCTCAGAGATCTGTGCTGGCTGCTCATTTGCTAtggggccaggttcaaggtgttgctattaATGTGCAAAGCCCTTAACAGTATGGAACAAGTTTACCTGCAATGTCACTTTACCTCTGGCACCCCCAGcctgcggtcctccagatgttttggcctacaacgcccatgatccctagctaacaggaccagtggtcaggggtgatgggaattgtagtccaaaacatctggagggccgaaggttggggatgcctgctttaccTCATGTATATGCCCACTCAGCTGCTTCTATCTGCATAATTGGCACCGTTAGAGGTGCCACCTAATCCCTGTTCTTCATTTGTAAGACATTGGTCTTTTAGTGTTGCAGCACTttaactctggaactccctgcctattgacatcatgCAAGCACCTTCACTGTACCCTTTCCAACACCTGCTAAAAATGTTTTGCTTAGTCAAGCCTGTCCACATGTTTAGAATGTTGATGTctgcttttatctgtttttacTTAATTGTTGGTTTTATCTTCTGAATCTTTTATAGAGTTGCTTTTACTGATTAAaagttattgttttatctttttcataAGCTGCTCtgaagggtgttgttgttgtttttttaaaaaaaacccaactcagaGGTGTGttaaattttttgaaataaataaataaatgacgaaATTGATCAGAAAGGCCACAGGTTTGGCCAAATGAACTGACTGCAAATCAAGGTGTGGTTAAGCAATGCACTTGTAGAAGTGGaaggtactatgacttcccttggtctagacttctgttgatgcagcttagaactgcattctgttttggtttttctgctgcttcaCATTGTTGGCTCACTTTAAGGGTCAATATTGTCTCACTAAGTGTGGGGCAAGCCGgagggcgccccccccccggagcaGAGAGACttggtggaggggagagaatgcCTCAAAAGGCCAACATGCAACACCCACCTCCTTATCCAGAGAGGCCTCCAGGTGCAAAGGCTTATCCGACATCATGAATTGCCTGGTTGTCTCTGACTTTGGGGCTGGGCCTGTCAGGGCAGGTGCAAACTGGACCTTCCGAATCACCAGCCTCACCGAATTTCTGCACAGAGAAGATGTGTGTTATTGAGAGAGGCATTTACCTCTTccatagaactgcagagctggaaaagactccaagggtcatctaagccaagtccctgcaatgcagaaattgcaTTCAGCTCTTCCAAGAAGAAGCCAGTGGGAGGCAGGTACTTTCATCAATTCCAGAAATCCTCCGTCCAAGTTCAGTAGAAATTAAGAAGAGGCCAAAGATCAGGCCAAATGGGGCCCAGTATCCTGTCATCACAGGGGttgaccagatgccccagtgggaagcctcCAAACGGGATCCAAGCTCAAGAGcaattctcccttcctgtggcttccagcaagggTTCCTAACATATGACTAAATGTATAAAACATATAAATATACATAATCTATCTTGCTAGAGAATCAGTGTGGTGGAGTggttagcatagctgtcaagtttctgatttgaaaataagggatcagcagtctcacctatcctggggacagtcacatgtcagtggtgggcggagccagaagcaaaagtgggcagggcagcaatgtaaactccaagcagcctcggagcaaagaggagggcagccatgtgctccacgcaatggagccccatcgtcttcttgtctgaggaagcagcagctgctcaaaggcagccaggctccgcccgccagctaagcctattggccggctgaggggctcagcggcaacggataggggcagatgcagggggagaaatacaccctacacccccctgtaagcacagtaaacggctcccacttgctttgagggctgaggcttttctctccaagtaagcgaggtcttcccacccagtccctggccaggaggggaggagctgcttccattaaaaacgggatatttaagggaaataaaaaataagggagagcagcgggaaactgcttaaaataagggagaatcccggggaaacaggatacttgacagcactggtggttagtgtgtcagataAGAACCTGGGAGagccgggttcaaatccccctccacttggccaggaagctcactgggtgaccttgggagtCAGCCACTGTCTTTCAGCTTcatctacctcatagggttgttgtgagcaaaaaatgggtggggggagaactatggatgcaaccttgagctccttggagaaaaagttgggatataaatgctaataataataatagataacaATAATAGATTGCAAACTGTCTTATTTTCCTTGTTGGTTTTACGTAAGTGGAGCTCAGAGCCTtttcctagaatcacagaactgcagtgttggaagggacaccaagggtcccctgatcaaaccccctgcaatgcaggaacccccAGCTAAATGTCCCTCCAGCCAATCATTCTATTATTTGGATCATTTATTTTCAGCTGAagagcaaactaaaaatgctttgaaTAAATGAGTAACTGTTGAAACTTATGCTGGGGTTACCTCTTGTGAATTTTCTCCTCCAGGTTTTCAGCACAGAATCCTTTGACCTCAAAGTCGACCCCACAAGACTGAGGAAAATGCAGAAGAAAGTTGATTAGAGATTAAGGGTGGGTCATGCCTCTGGACTATTAATTGCAATTCTTGATACAAGCACAACCAAGTCCTGAAGTGCCTTAAAAGGCTCATGGTTTTGAGGACGGAAAGCCATCCCATCAGGGTTCATAGAACCATGGGATCgtacagctggaagggatccctgagggttatctaatccaaccccctgaaatgcaggtatCACAGCTAAATTAAGATATGCTTTAATTTCCATTTGCTTTCCAGGTTTCTTGGATGCTTTCGCACACAACTCACCTTTCCAGCATCATCTGGTCCTGGCTGGAGGGTGACAGAACAGGGGAGGTTGGTTGCCATctagagagaaaataaataatattttattttatttttaatgtctaTGCTTTTTCTAAAAAGCAGTTTTTTTCTGGAGCTGCTTGCCCCAAATGATTTGTTGGGCTGGCCAGGATAGGAGGCAGTACGAGGATCACAGTCCACATTTGGAATATTCCACATTTGGAATATACTGTGTACAACCCTGGTTGCCTCTCCTCAAAAAGGAGGTCGTAGAGTCGGAAAAGGTGCAAAAGAGGGTAACTCAgctgatcaaggggatggagtggACTCCcgtatgaggaaaggttgcagcgtttgggacctttcagtttggagaaaaggcaagaaaaagaggacatgattgaagtttataaaatgcTACATGGCATGGagagtggatggagaaaagttcttctccctctctcataacgctagaagtcacggacacccaatgaagctgaatgttggaagtttcaggacagattAAAGGAAGGAATTTCCTCCTGCAGGTgacagcgatggccaccaacctggattggacaaattcatggagggctattgatggcaattagccacgatggctctgctctgcctctgtggttggaggctgcaatgcttctgaatgccagttgctcgAAACcctaggaggggagagggctcttgtgttcaaatcctgcttgaggtattccctttggggcatctggttggtcactgtgagaagaggaggctggagtcTAGGTGGGCACTTGGCCTGACCCAGAAGGGCTCTTCCCACAttcacctttcctcccaaggaacCCATGTTGACATATATGGCTCTCCACctttctcacaacaaccctgtgaggtgaggtTTGTTAGCCTAAGAGGCAGTGCTGGTTTCCCAAAagaggccactgtgagaacaggttgctagaCCAGGTGGGCCCctttgggccagatccagcagtgctcttcttatgtttttatgtatacaTATAatcatgtggttttttttaggcTATAAAAACAATGATTCCACTGAGGGGGGAAAAGATGGGGGTCTTGCACAGGGAAGAGGAAGATGTGTCATCTGAACTGAGTACCTCAAAGGTGAAGGGGTAAGCATGTTCCCCCAGCTTTTTCATCAGCTTTTCCTGCAAAGGAGTGAGCGTCTTGGGGGCCTGGTCAGGCACAGGAGGGAACATCTGGGCAGTGAGGACATAGATGTCCTTCCGGAAGGTGAGCCCAATAACATCCAGGTCGTCACGGCCATAGCGGAATGCACAGGTCAGTGTCACATACACTGTGGTGGAAGGGGCAGCAGGAtggggagaggaaaagagaaggaagaCATGGGAAGATGGAAGTTGAGAAAGGATGGGGAGGGAGATTATGGTTAGCTGGAGAAAGTTTCTGAATTCAGAGTGTAAATTAAATCTAGAACAGGATTCGTACATGAGCAGGTctaatgtgctctctctctctctctctctgtgtgtgtgtgtgtgtgtgtgtgtgtgtgtgtgtgtgtgtgtgttttcatttgaAGATTAACCATCCAATATAACAGAGgaagaaccacagaactgtagagttggaagggaccccgagagtcatctaatccaacctcctgcaatgcaggaatcagagctACAAGATTTCCTGGCATCCAATGGGCATCCAACCTCagtttaaaacctccagtgaagggagagcccaccaccttccaagggagtctgttccactgtcaaatggctcttactgtcagaaagcttttcctgatgtttagttggaatctcctttcctggcACTTGAAGCTGTCGATTTGGGCCCTCCCTACTGGAGCAGCAGACAGCAAGCCTGATATTTGTATCATTTTGCCCACTTCTCAATAGCACCAGAGGCAataagggtgggagggaggaagaggtggtttcatggctgagcagagtTGCCTTGAACTAAGCCAGCGATTTCTGGGATAAAGTCTCTCCCAAATATTCATGTGTTTGCAATGAAAATTGTTACGGAATTGTTGTCTCCATCCCAAGCAAATAAAATTGGAAAAACAAGACAATGAGAAAATTACCTTTCCGGTCTTTCAGGTACTCTGGGTCAACCAAGACAATCCCATCTGCAAATACATGTAAAAGAGAATCAGGTCAACGAAGAAGGAGAGAGCCAATATGGAGGTGGAGGTGGTAGATCGtagaatcatcgaattgtagaggtggaagggaccccaggggttgTCTAGACCAACCTTACGCAAGGCAAGAATTCTATGATCTACAGGCAATAGAACTGTAGATTGGGAAGGGAACCAAGGGCCATGTacatgcctgcaatgcaggaatcacagctaaaaaagCCCAGACACATGGGTACTCAAGTTGGAGcttaattcccacccaccccaagacaTCAGGTAGACAGGCAATGccttcaaccaccaccacctttccagATGAAATCCAAATGACTCAAGGGGATAGAAAGAAAACCACTCACCGACAGGTTCCACAGATTCCACATGGTCCACAAAATCTCGTTTCCCCAGGTAGATGGatagctagatgggcaggaggaggggggaaagtgtttgATCTGCTAGTAAATTTAGTCTTATGGCATCTTACAGCCATCAAAATAAGGCAggtcctaaaaacatacactCCGAGGGCAAAGAAGTGTGTCTTTAGCATCCTCCAGAAGCTGTGCAATGAAGATGCCTGATgtacccctggggggggggggactcaggggCCACacagagaagccccccccccacagcctctgagggtggagacgctaccaagagggcccctaCCAAGACTTCCAAAGCTCAAATATTTGTTTATGGCACATCGATTTCAGAATCAGTGAGTtggaagcataggagccaactcccaggggccacaacaaaatatttgagagggccaggcccctgcaaagttgatgggcattcccattcaaatggtgtgtgggcactgtgtcatgtgattgattacgCGGGGTGGGGTTGGGCtcacctgggcccccacaatattttattcaagttggcacccctggttggAGGAGACCCAaacaatcatctagtccaaccgcctgcaatgcaagaataaaaTAATACATATTTACACAGTAGTCTTACCTTTCCATTGGGGCAGGTCTTCTTGTACACTCTGCCAACAAAAGTATAGGGAAGGGGATGAactcaaaccattttttttttaaatatagtatTCCATTAAGTACTGGGCTGTATATATTTCTCTCATCAAGACATTTTGGCTAAGGCTAATGAACAGAAAGGAGACAGCAGAAGACCAACTTCCTTGGTAGAACAACAGTTCTAGAAGTCCTAGaagtatagagttggaaggggtcatctagctcaaccccctgcaacaacACCATTTTCGTCTGCCTGATTTTAAATGAAACCTAGCAAACAGAGGTTGGACTAGACGGCCCTCTGGAGTCCTTGCAACCCTAAGGTTCTGTGGCCAGAAGAATGTGAGCAAGTGCAATAGGGTGCTTTTGTTTGGAGGTTGCCGAAATACATACTCTGAGCGTGTATGCGTGTGTATGTTTGCATGGGATTTCTCGAGAAATGTCTGCTCAAGATGAATAGCATAAATTAATTAATCATTTTTCTTTGTTTAgaaaaagaacataggaagctgccttacactgaaacagaccattggtccgtctagctcactattgtctacactgaccggcagctcctctccagggtttcaggcagggctgtCTCCCAACCCTCCCTAGAGAtgccatcagggattgaacctcgggccttctgcatgcaagggcccctgggaagcTGACTTATAGTGAGTCAGACTATTGCTCCACccggctcagtattgtctgcactgtctGGCAGCAATGGCCCTCCAAAGTTTCGGGCCAAGGATTTTCCTAGGCCTGCCTGGGGATTCTCTTTCCCACTGAGTGACTCCTTCAAAGTGACTTAAGATTCCAGTCCTTGTGGCTCTGTGTAAAAGGCCTGACTGAAAGAGCTGCCTTCTTTCTGTGAGTCAGACCCATCGCTACATGtacctcagtgttgtctacattgactggcaggaGCAATTCAGGGCTTCAGGGGGGGGTAATCTCTCCTGGccccacctggaaatgccagtAGGGACTGAGCCTGGGATCTTCTCCTGGGAGAAAAGCTAAACATAGTTGAGATCCAAGTTGGGGCACCCCCTCCACCATCCTACTGGGTCCAAGGTGAGTCTGATGGGGTGAAAATGAGCCCAAATGAGCTTGGTCTTTTCACATCTAGCAGGCAAAAGTTGACTTACTTTGACCCATCAGCCATATCCAATTAGTgtagcagaagcagcagaagcagaactgTGGAAGAAATCGAAAGGCTAAGTTAGCTATATGGCAAAGGAAGGATTGCCCTTAGCCTTTTTAGTGCCacaggacaaaaaaaaaggaTTTGCCTCCTCCACTTGCATCCTGCTTCCCTGTCCGCAGAGTCCtatgttatagaatcatagaaatgtagagttggaagggaccccaagggtcatctagttcaaccccctgcaatgcaggaatcacagctcaataaTCCCttagagatggccatccaacctctgctttaaaatctccagtgaagaagagtctGCCACCTTCAGAGGTTgttcattccactgttgaaaagttcttaccatcagaaagttcttcctaagtttTAGCCGGAATCACTTTTCTTGtcctttgaagccattggtttgggtcctcccctcttgACCaaaaggaaacaagcttgctccatcttgcatatgacagcccttcagatatttgaaggtgagtATCATATCTCATctccatcttctcttctccaggccaaacatactcaattccctccaccgttcctcacaaggtttggtttccaggcccttgatcatcttggtcaccctcctttgcATACCCTCTAGCtggccaatatccttcttaaattgtagtgcccaaaactggacacaggtcTTCAGTTGctcatgttttattacgttgCCGCTTTTACAATGACATACgctgtgtttttatttccccagttATACAAAATCCTTCAAATGAATTtctatgccttaaatgccttgtagaagacagggaccctgagattaccctgaaagtagcgaaatactgtgtagcagccataaagctcagagaacaagcggtgttatcgctatgaacagaaccctaaatggcaatttttaggcaatattttaaatgccccgattctaatctatatatttttaatgctgctgtatacgtgtatatatgtgtatggtatttgctgtgcaaattttaatgtatcacttttgtattgttgatttagtgagttggtctgtgaccgtaaaaataaattcattcattcattcattcgaggtctgaccaaggcaaaacagAGCAGGGCTATGATTTCCCTTGATTTGGACACTTGACTTTTCTTGATGCTGCCTAGAATGgcactagcttttttttttttttttttgctgctgcaataCACTGTTGCCTCAAGCTAAGTTTGTGGCCTACtcagacccctagatccttttctcaTCTCTTGCTATGAGGTGCCCCTTATCCTATGGCTGCACATTTGGTTATTCCTCCCAAAGTGTAGAATGTTCTGCTGATGTAGCCTTGGACTGTATTAGCATGCATGGTTACATCACATGGTTGTCTCATGCTAAGTTTGTAGTCTGCTAAGACcctgagatccttttcacacggaCTGTTGTGTCTGTATATGAGTTGCCCAGCTTTAACCTGGGAATTAAAGCGTAAGTATCTATCTTTAATCAGTGGAGTTTCTGCAAGATTAACAGGGATGAGCCCAGCTCCGTAAGCAGGTCAATCTTAACAAGCCGGGAGCCAACTACCGGTAGCAGGTGTCACAATGAGGGGCCCATTTATTCAGCTACAACAAAGACATCCCTCAACACCGGCAAAGCAGCTATGCATTGGCATTGACCATTTCAACGTAGTCTGCGCTGAAATCCCGAACTCTGAAAAAACGAATAGCTTACAGTGCGGTTATTGATGGTATAGTGAGCATTGTATTATAGAAGGCAGTCCTACCCTCTCACAAAGGGCTTGGATACTATCAACCCTAAAAGTCTAAAgtaataatgattttaaaaattatttctaacTGCAAATAGACCAAAGTATGTCAGCGACTTGGAGGTGCAAATgaactttcattttcttttcacaaGGAAACTTTCATAAGCTTTTGTttgcctgcctgtctgtctgcctgcctgtctgtctgtctatcggTCTGCTAATcaatcatctgtctgtctgtctgtctgtctgtctgtctgtctgtctgtctgtctgtctctctctctcccctgactGGTAGATACGTATAGACAAACAGACATGCCAAACAGTCAGTCTATGTACtgtatctatctgtcatctagtCAGTCTATCACCTGTTCATCTATCTGTCTATTTGTCTGACTTTCTATCAGTCTGTTCTATTGGTCGGCTGGTCTAGCTATgaatcatctatcatctatctatctatctatctatctatctatctatctatctatctatctatctatcgtatCTATCTATCGTATCCATCTattctctatctatcatctatttatttatttatctatctatctatctatctatctatcattcaAGGAATCAATCAATCACCTTCTGGTGCCTATACACCagctgaaaagcgagatgagtgccgcaccccatggtcgcctttgactggacttaactatccaggggtcttttactttTCTCAACTTTTACCTTTTAATCTTTTAATTGTCATCTATCATTATAATTATTCTCTCTGTTTTATagacattataaaatgaaacaatcaaactttgaaaaataataattttctggTGCCAGATATATTTATCTAGTTTAGCTTTTAGTGCTCAGAGAGAGACACCCCCTAAATTCCTCTGAGCTCTGCTGGTCActgcagtaaaaaagaaaagaaaaagaaggtccATCCAAGATGCCTTACCTGAAATCAGGAGAGTCTCTCGAGGTCCACACACCTCTTTGCACCAATCCTGGAAGGCTTCTGACTATTGCACTGGGGCTTTTTATAGCCCCATTGTGGTCCCTCCTCCATTCATTGGGGGTGTAAAGTGTGTGCTTATTTTTGAGGCCAGAATCCTATTAGACTATTAGTTCAGGGGACTCTGGTTGAGTAACAGAGTGGGCtataaatatgttttctttgGGAAGACGATTACAGGGATTGAGAAAGCAGGCTCAAGCACCAAGATTAGCCAGGCACAACGGTTCCTGAGATCAAGCCATCGATGTGGGCATCACCCTTCTTTGAAAATGTCCAAAATGTTCTCTTCTATATCACTTAATTGCCAGAGGGGAAGTGAGTCATGCGCAATTTACAACTGTCAGGAGCAATGCCTCAACTCCTTCCACATGTGCTACGTCAGGAacattttgggcatcacatggcaggacagagtttgaaataattatttgcccttccaagcccacattcccagcatgttcgcactcctgtctcagtgacgtctacactggcttggtcatgtccacagaatggaagatggcaggatccccaagggcGTGCTCTATGGAGAGCTGGCTTCAGGTATTAGGCCTCTTGGCAGATTaactctgtgctacaaagatCATCTGCAAATGTGACAAAAAGGCTGGCAACACCAACTCTGCCATGTGGGAATTCCTTGTAGACAACCACAGGtcctggagacagacagttgGGTCCTGTATGCACAGCACTGACCAAAGGAG harbors:
- the ARR3 gene encoding arrestin-C, giving the protein MADGSKVYKKTCPNGKLSIYLGKRDFVDHVESVEPVDGIVLVDPEYLKDRKVYVTLTCAFRYGRDDLDVIGLTFRKDIYVLTAQMFPPVPDQAPKTLTPLQEKLMKKLGEHAYPFTFEMATNLPCSVTLQPGPDDAGKSCGVDFEVKGFCAENLEEKIHKRNSVRLVIRKVQFAPALTGPAPKSETTRQFMMSDKPLHLEASLDKEIYYHGDPIGVNVNINNTTNKIVKKIKITVEQVTDVVLYSLDKYTKSVCSEEFIENVAANSTFSKKYSITPSLSNNREKRGLALDGKLKHEDTNLASTTVLRPGMDKEVLGILVSYTVKVNLMVSRGGILGDLTSSDVGVEMPVVLMHPKPEDATPRSEEDIVIEEFARQKLKGEKDDEEEKEEEDKGES